The Tursiops truncatus isolate mTurTru1 chromosome X, mTurTru1.mat.Y, whole genome shotgun sequence DNA segment TAATAAAGGtagcttaaatatttattttgtctccTCAATTATACTTGAGTTTCTGGAGGGCAGAGtttctggagggcagggcctgtgcattattcatttttgtatctctgtgcaGCTCTTGACATAGTTCCTGGCCTATAATGTTCAgctgagagaaaagaataaaaatttgcaTACATGATTATACAGTATCCTATTTGATAAAAGTGGGCAAGGCCTCAATCAGAATCTGAGCCCCGATAGCTGGTAAAAACCAaacgatggggcttccctggtggcgcagtgattgagagtccacctgccgaggcaggggacacgggttcatgccccggtccgggaagatcccacatgccgcggagcggctgggcccatgagccatggccgctgagcctgcgcgtccggagcctgtgctctgcaacgggggaggccacagcagtgagaggcccgcgaaccgcaaagaaaacaaaacaaacaaacaaaaaaaacccaaacaatggtacagcagaaactaacacaacattgcaaagcagtcataacacaataataataataaaaaacaaccaaactatgtaatcattctttatatttctctctGAGTGTATGAGAACCTGAGTGCCAAGTATTAAATGGATTTTGGCCTACTGTATTTTATAGGTGTGATCTACAGGGTGAAAATCAGACATTTTCTGTGACTGTATGTTTtagctttctcattttattttaaaaagccacactTAGGGCGCTAGCTAAATAAGAATGTTGTTGATCAAAATTAGATTAGGAGACAAATACAGAAACATTACTTATCACACAGGCTACAACTCTCTGGAACATATTCAACAACCCCAGAAGGAATCCAAAAAGGTCTCTGAAGTTGGAAGAAAATAGCTCTCATGAAGTCTGTGTACTTGATGTAGGAGGGGAGGCACCGTGCCACTTGCATGCCGAGGCCTGCTTACTGACTTTGAATTTTCATGGAAAACTCCAAGGACTGCTTAGCAAGTTTGGATATGCGTCTTCTTTTCAAGACATTTTTCCTTGTCTTGGGTTTTGGTAGAAAAAACGATTAAGAGAACTCTTCCACCCATGCTGCCAGAAGGCACTAACTAAAGCATTgttgaaataaatgttaaaaaagtgAGTCTCgtgtttttcctttgtaaatcATGGACgcttactttgttttatttatttttttcatctttaagaaTTCTGATTGGCTCACATAAAATCAGTTGTGACAAAacgtttttttttaatctgaggtTTTAAATGAGTGACATCCTTTTGATCTCACCTTTTTGAGGGTGATTAATTTTAAGTAGGAAGCCTTCTTTATCATAGGTTGATATCCTGAATGTGAAAGGAGCAAGTGTAAGTTTCTTTGCATAGTTTGGTAGAAGCTGTATAAGTAAGCCAAGCGGAAGAGTCAAAAGGCATGTTTAAATGATTTGGGGACTGTTATAATGCATGCTAACCATGCTAGTCAGAGCTGGCTCATGATTACAGGTATCACTcagtttgctttttctcttctttttccagattGCCAAAATGCTTTGGAGTTTTTAACTGATTTTAAGAAAAGCCCCAAATAGATTTGAGACTGTAAAAACTGAAGCCACAGCAAGGGGGATTCAGTGCCAATGCATCAACAAAAAAGGCAGCCAGAGTTAGTGGAAGGAAATCTTCCTGTCTTTGTGTTTCCCACAGAGCTGCTATTTTATGCAGATGACCAGTCAACACATAAGCAAGTGTTGACGCTGTATAATCCCTATGAGTTTGCCTTAAAGTTCAAAGGTGAGTCTCCTAGATGTATTTTCTGGATTTTAACTGCTCCCTACTAATTTTTGACTTgtagaaactaattttttaaaaaacactaatggCCATTGtgactttttctttcagttttgtgtACTACTCCAAATAAGTATGTTGTCGCTGACGCTGCAGGTGCAGTAAAGCCTCAGTGTTGTGTGGATATGTAAGTCACAACCACTTCCTGGTAACATGTTTTCAGTGTGttaatatttatgtgtttaaCTTGGAAAAGATCTTTTCTTGAAGCTGCTCCCACATAGGCCttcattatattttgaatttttgctgAGAGTTTGTCCCGCAACATACTTTTTAAGAAGTTTCTAAGAAAGTCTAAACAGGTTGGCCAAATAATAATTCATTATGTTGGAGCTGATGTGTGTGTTAATATTTCCACGAACACTTCCTCGTTGTGCTTTTATTCATAGCAGGGAGATTTATGGAGGCAAAGTTCTAACTTATTCCTTTAAATTTCTCTAGCTATAAGAGGGAATTTAGCCCTCTTTGGAACATCTTGCTGTTATAGTGTCATTTGTGGAACTAATAATACTATGCTCTCAGAACAATGGTCATATAAATTCATCTGAAATGATTCAGCTAATAAAACTGAAAGTTAGTCTATACAAACAGGAAGCGAGTGTATAACTACTCATCTGTAAGAGGTTATCTGAGCTCTTCCAGATAACTTCATCTTAGAGTGTCAGATAAATGATTGTTTGTTCAAGCtgttcatatttaattttcactttagaACTAGTGGTGACCAGATGGATCCAATGACCAGCCCTTAATTTAAGCTACCAAGTAAACTGTATTTGTTTAAATCTTCCGTTGAGAATGAGAAGCAGAAGTCTTTTCTCTTGcatacattttcatcatctcagagCCATAAAATGATGTATCTTTGAGGACGTGTTTTTGcacatttcttttgattttcgTTCAGTACGTAATAAGCACGGACTATTGCAAAGAAATATAGTCTCTTGCCTAATCAATGTTTTATCTTTGACTCAGTTGTTCTGTGTTCTCTATTaagaatgaagtaaaataaatggcACTGCAGATAACTTGCATAGAATTTATAGTACTTTATATACTCTTTtcagagaaatacagaaatgcaTTGTAAGCCTTCTGTTGCATTGGTCTTACTGTGTTACCTACTTATTCAATtgcttatttttgcctttgtgcATGGACTTCAATTTTAAGTGTAGGGAGAGGTTCGTTATTTTGTTACTTGAACAATAAATAAGTGGCAATAGGAATTTTTGAGACTTTTGTGGGGAAGAAACCATTTCACATATCCTGTTTAGTGAATATTGCTGTACACAGATAGCCAGGAAAAGAATGTCATTGCTAAAAGGAATTTTCTTTAcctatcattcttttctttacctatcattcttttacttttctttacttATTATTCTGAAGATGACtcttattcatcaaatatttcagaattacCCATTTCTTTTTGGGttatactgtgtttttttttaaagtaccacTAGCAAATTTCTGTATTTGAGTATTTGGTTATAGTCAGTTAATATGTATGAAATTTCTTGCTGAATTCTGCTTGACAGGCCCCCAGAAACCTAAacagcatttgttcttttttaatgtttccagTGTGATTCGTCATAGAGATGTTCGATCCTGTCACTATGGTGTAATAGACAAATTCCGTCTCCAAGTTTCCGAGCAAAGCCAGAGGAAGGCTTTAGGAAGGAAAGAGGTCGTGGCTACTCTTCTCCCGTCGgcaaaagaacaacaaaaggaagaagaggaaaaaagaataaaggaacatttaactgaaagtttattttttgagCAGTCGTTTCAACCAGGTAGTCTGGATTGTTTTTAAAGCCCTTTTGAGGTCTTACACATTTCTTACTTTAAGAGAATCAGGGAGCAAAGAATAATTACTAGAACAATAACCTGCCGCTCTAAACCTAGTCGACTACTTCAAAAGTGAATGAAGAGATCAGGTACCTAGAATCGAACAAGAGGCCTAGAGCTGGCCTTTCAGCGGAGAGAAGAGCTCCCGCTAGATGAGGTTATAAGGAGAGGGCAGTCGTTGCCAGAGCCTTTTCAATctataaaacctgagactgcagGCCCTGTGCTTTATAATGCTAGCACAATTTGGCAATTCTATACTTTTGTTTCTGTGACTTTCCTATATCctttctcatttaattaattCGAAGAAGGAGAGAGATTGTGTTTGGCAATAGGCCAAGTTTGGTGCACTgttcatattattttgaaaaaaaatctcattaaagtTGAAGTTAATTAAACTAAGTAGATTATAATATCCCCTGTGGGCTATTAATTGAATCCCTCTCCATTCCTCATTTCCTTCCAGCTTAGATATTCAGGAGTGTTATGATATATTCTTTCAACATCGACACGATCCTCATAGTCAACTCTTGGATGTCATTCCGCCTCCCTCTGAACTTCTCATTATCTCCCTCCAACCCTATTATAAGGGGAGGAAGATAAAATTTTCCATAGAAAAGCATGGAAACTTTTTGACCGTGATATATGAATGTGATAACAGCTGTCCTTGAAATTGCAACATTATATATGAGGGATTAAAAACCATCTAGTTGTCATTACATTAATTCATAGATCCCTATCAGTTTGTTCATCTTAGAACGTTTATCTCGACAAGACAGGGAGTAATGCCCCTTTGATTTACTGGAGCCAAGTGTCTTCTCATTCCGTGCAAGGAGTGCCCAGATTCTCTGGTGATACCAAGACTAGGAACTAGGTAGTAACTAGTAGATTGTTTTCTTCTCAGCAACTATTATTAACCGACAGGACCAGTTTTTCATGTTTCGAAGCTGAAAGAGAATCTCTGTCAAATGTCACTTTGATGTCCAATCAATACTGTGAAGTTGACTTATAAATAGATATGAAATGCAAGATTCCTCTTTTAAAATGCCTCCTGTAGAACAAGAAAGGCCATTTGAGCATTTGGTTTTGGgtgttaattttataatttaaagtaaaGTGGTCGTTACAGATCATTTTGGTATTTAACAGACTGATTTAATGCCGAAGAATAATAAGGGTTAAAAGTTTactgtttcatatatatatatatatatatatatatatatatatatatatattcttttatttttaaattgttagaaTTCAAGCGAAAATCATCCTAAAATACAAATGTgtattaattgagcattttattattttatttttataacgaACCTTTGTATCTGAAGTACATTAGAGAATTCTTCTAATGGTAAAATTGGAGTAGGTAGATGAATAGAATAGGTGATATTGGCATAGCACATGGTGGTCtctgttttggggaaaaaaaaacccaccacacacCTCTCTAAGCCATCCTGGTCAGGAAGCTCAAGGAAAGCAGACACCTTATTTGTCTTGTTCATCAAGTTCATCACTtgttcagcacagtgcctggcatacagtagttACACAGGAAATATGTGCGCGGGCCTCACTAGGAAGGCTGGACTTCTCAGCTGGTAGGGGCAGCTGGGTTGGTTTTCTTTGTCTTACAAGGTTTCCACGGCTGCTGCTGTCTAGAGCAAGGGCGGCAGCACACAGTAGAGCTCCCCGCTCCCCGCAGGTACCACAAGATTGTGAGGGTCTCTCTGTGAGTTTAGCTGGAAAAATCGTTGGCGGCTGTATCGTGAaagatttagattttaaaatgtggtgaAAGGCAGTACAAATGAGAAATTTCTTCTCAAgttatgtattatataaagaGACATATAGtagtaacaaatttaaaaaagtaaccaGCACCTATAATCCCACACACTTGACAGATCTGCTTACATGTGTTCCATGTTACTTTCTAGACCTCGTCTATGTGcataaatacaattatatatatattctttttttaacagaaaaaaatatatatgtatatattcttttttttcatttaacagaaaTTGAAGAGAAACCCACAAAGCATACTTTCAGAAAATACCAAAGCCCAGgtcattaaaaagttattttaaaaagattcagCTGAATCTTAGAGGGTTCGTCTTAATTACATTGTTAATGAACTGCTGTGTCTATGCCAGGTTTGAGCCAGTGCTCTCTGGCTTAAGAAAACTACGTTCTTTATTATGGTTTATAATCATAAAGAATTGAAAATGACCTAAAAGTCATTTAGGGGATTGATTAAATTACGAATATTCATAAGATGGAATGTCAGGCAGACATTTACAAGGATTTGATAGAATGGTAGATAGTTATATATGGACATAGAAAGAGGTTCAAATATATATTCcaagtgagagaaaaaaagttaTAGAACAGTATGTATAGTATGGTctcatttaagtaaaaaaatcattttacatgtttatatgGGCATTTATAAAATCTGAAAGGATCTATACCAAGCTGTTAACAGTGTTATCTCTAGGAGGATGGGATTACAGAGGAACCTTTATGTTTTCTACATCTCTAAAATTTTTACAACCCTGTAGTATCAGAAAAACTTTCCACTTTGAAAAATGTCAAGCATTTATGTGAATGTTTTTGGAATTTCTCTAAATAGtaaaaattccttgaaataatCTTTACTGTGGGTTTGCATTGAACAGTGTAGTCGTGataaatattttccttgaaaacttacctttgcaacaaatataaatataaagtacTACATTCGTTAGCAAAAGATAGACTTGTTTTTAGGCATTTATGCTATTGTTTCATCTCAAGCAATAATCActataaaaattgaatttgtttTCACCTATCTGTCTTTGGTGAGGCTCAATTAAACTTCACACAACAGCTATGGTATTAATAATTTAGAAAAGCTGCatctaataataaaatgaacagcattatttcattaataaaacaCAAAGATTGTGTTGCTGTTGGCTATTCCTTTTAATGAAAGGAAGGGTAGTGGGAAAAGCCGTAAGACAGAAAATGCTGGTGGGTTTCTTAAAAATATGGGTATGAATATTGTACACATACAACCAGAACTGTAGAATAGCAGgccaataataaatatttttaaattttattttattgcggTAAGACTACAACAAGATATCTGCTCTTTTAACAAATGTTCGTGTACAATATAATATTGGTAACTATAGGCACAATGCCGTACAgctgatctctagaacttattcatcttgtataattGAGATTTTTATGCCCATTGATTAGCaacccagcccttggcaaccaccattctgctctctgattctatgactttgactattttagattcctcatataaacggaatcatgcagtatttgtccttctgtgatggatttatttcatttagaataatATTTGCCTGACATTGTTTCTGCTGCTTTCTTACTTCTATGCTATAAATGGGGGTAGAGTGGAGGGCAAGAATTTTCATAGGCAGCTTTAATGACATTAAAGTAGAACGTTTTGCCGCCTTAACACCTTCAAAAATGATAGCAGGATGCTGCAGGTATTAGGACCAAACCTGTCTCGAGACCTACCAAAGATACTCCCAGAAGGTAGTGGAGCTCTACTGCAGTGGGCTCCAAAATGGAGTACACACAAGCAGTGCATTGGGGGTATGGGAAGAAAATGCCAGAACTTCAGTTTCTATCTATTTTTAGCCCATTCTCTGCACAGATAATACATGCTTGAACACTTTCTACGAATTCCGGTGGGGTAGTGGGGAAAGGATGATGACCACTGTTCTCTTCAGTAGGAACTCACTACCTCACATTCCATCCTGTAATGGGCTTCCAGATAAGTCCAACAGATCAGGCCCCACGAAATGGGAATGATGGGGAAAGAATCAGAGAAGTTAGGCAAAACCAGAATCCTGGTGAGTGGTGGCCAGTCCGTGTGAATGAACTTTTGTCTTAAGTTGTTTTTAGAAGCAagctcagggggcttccctggtggcgcagaggttgagagttcgcctgccaatgcaggggacacgggttcgtgcccgggtctgggaagatcccacatgccgcggagcggctgggcccgtgagccatggccgctgagcctgcgtgtctgtgagcctgtgctccgcaacgggcgaggccacaacagtgagaggcccgtgtaccgcaaaaaaaaaaaaaaataaataaatagaagcgAGCTTagggatttttatctttttacagAAAACAGAACTGTCTCCTCAGGACCTAGTTTACTAACTGTCTTCCTGGGAGTGGTGTGTATTGCAGCTCTGATGCTTCCCACGCTGGGTGATGTGGAATCGCTGGTGCCTCTCTACCTCCACTTAAGTGTCAATCAAAAATTAGTGGCTGCTTATATCTTAGGTAAGTGTTTTAAAGGTGCATTGGGGCATATGTGTTggcaatttattttcttgaaaagaataatacattgttcttttatttattccattCTTTCTTCAAAAAATCTCTTCTGGACTAAACTGTGTCCTAAATACCTGCaaaatacatttgtaaaaacATGAGAATTATGGAAACACTCACATTAAACTTCAGTAAGCCAAGGATTCCTAACCTGAATCAAGGCCCAGAATCTCTAAATGGCTTGCCTGAGGTGTACTGATTACAGttgattctctttttaaaaaagttatttaaaattttaatacagtttttaaaggttactttccatttacagttattacaaaatattggctctattccctgtgttgtacgatacatccttgagcctatcttacgcccaatagtttgtacttccCATTGCCCCACCCCTATTCTGTCCCTCCCTGTGTAGGCAGTTTTTATGGCCTGGAGGTGGTAGTGGCGGTCTTTATGTGTGTGTAGGATGATGGTggtggcttgatttttttttttaagaaaaacagattGCTTCAAAAGCACGTTGAGATAAAGTGCATTTTAAGATTTAATTGTTGGCTCACATTTAGTTCTTTTCAGCTTGTTTATCTAGTACctaatactgtatttttcagttattttccttttgctgatTTACAGTGGTataaaacatgtataaaatgtaaaatgcatacATTCCATGATACAGCATTTTTACTTCTAGGAATTGATCCTAGGGAAACATACAAAGCGCATACAGTGATAAAGATGAACAGGGAAGCCTTGTTTAATGTTGTGACCCTTTCTCTTTAAACCAGTTCCCTTGTTTCCTGTTGAATCATTCTTTCAGTCATCCTGGCTTGAAACCTTATAGTTAATTAGTTCAAATGAACAAACATTCATTCAGTACCTACCATGTGTCAAGGATTAGGGTTCTGGTGATGAATGACTCTCCTCATCGTCTCCTCTCACCTCTTCTGAGGTGCCAACTCTTTTCAGTATTCTCTCTCAGAATTCCTTGGTGTGTTCCCTTTTATAAAATTTCCAAATTGTCTTCTAAGTTGTCTCCGACTTCTGTCTGTGTCCCTCCTATTCCTATTCCTCCCCTTTACCCCCATTATCTCCCCCCGCAAATCATCCATCACATTACTGTCAGGTTGATTTCCATTCTGTGTTGAtttcaccaccaccactccctacTCAACAACCTTCAGTGATTCCCCATAATCCGTAGAATGAAGTATAACTCCATAGTTCGGCACTGAAGACTCCACACTCTGAGTCCTCTCTGAGTTACTCTTGTCTAGCTGCTTCCCTATGTAACTTCTTGATTAGAGTGCGTTAGATTATTTATTGATCCCCACAAAGCTCATCTGTAGCCCGGTCCTACCTCCATGCCCTTGCTCTTGCCATTCGCTCACCTGAAGTGCCTGCCCATCATACTGTTCTATATCTTTCCTGTCCATCTTTTAGGCTTACGTCAGCTTGACCTTTTGGGGCATCTTCTCTGACTGCTCCAGTCCTAtgtgattattttccttctctgtactttgtcactcactttttaaaaaccactcaTTTAGGACGGAGGATAttcttatattattaattttttttatggttttatgtaTGGAGTCTCTTCAAAAGAAACAGGCTAAGCAGAAATACTTCTGCTTTTTCTACTTATGCTTCTGTCTCTTTGTGGCCCTAGGGCCCTGGGATACAAACAGGCTTGCATTGGATGAAATTAGCAGGCTTTACTGACACTTTAAAATGCCATGTCTGCTATTATTATAGTTGTCGTGACTGGATAAAACGAGAGATATATTTGATGGTTAAAAAATTAGCTATGGCCAGACATTagtgattgcattaaatctatccAATGACTGCCTATTGCTGTAAATTGGATTTCTTCTGTATAGTATCAGCTAAATTCAAGTTGATTTTGAGTTCTTGGTAGAGTGCCTGCCTATGTGCTGTGTTTTATTTGCTCACTGAGGTgcaaacaattatttattgaatggaaGGTTTTGTAAAATGCATGTCCTTAACTGTtctccaattttttctttcaggtcTTATCACAATGGCTATACTTAGAACATGAGCAAGGAATTCACTTGACTTCTGAAGTAGATTTATCTTGAAAATATGAATGTGGACtgccttttatctttatttcaccCCATTAACATGCTACAAACTATTGATTGATTTACAATCATTgcaaatgtataatatatattttaaattcctctaTAATTTTATTCCAAGGACTCCAGCACATTATGTTACAGACAGCAAGGAAGCTTCTGAGTGACACTTAggaaattttttgaagaaattcttTTTATATCTAAGCCGACCGTGCAAAAGACTTTAATTaagacatttgttattttctcatcttttttctaATTCACTTTGATTGTTGAGGTCATGTATCCTTCAAAGTTAAAGGCCTAAAAGAGCAAACTGACCAgcctgaaaatgaaattatatttatttcctagCCACGAACATCAATGTTACTATATAAATTATGCCTTGTCCTCTATCATTATATACAGGCGCCATGGTGTTTCTAAAAATAAGAGTTTTACAGTTAATGTGTAGaaggtaaaaaaatgaaaaagcataaaGTACTGAGGGATCATGTTTATCTTAGGGTCTCACAGAagacaggacatatttaattCATCTGGTGAACTACAGGATAGGTTGTGGTCCAGCCACCAAGAAGCAGGGTGACCATTCTGTTTGGTGTAAGAATTCTGAAGGAAGGTAGGCATAATGCTTTATGCTAATAGGAGGAAAAATCACTTTATCTTTTCTCCCCAGCCCTTTGCCTGACTGTAAGCTACTGGCCCAGATGGGGACTACCAATGCCAGGTGTTTTATGTGGAGATGATTTTTCACCTTTAAACTCTAAGCCAAGTACAAAAACTCCTGAATATCTGTGTCTATTTTTTATCAGTCACTGAGACATTTTTTaagtttgtatttattattaaaacaacTTTACCAAAAAAAGTCCCCAAAGCACAACTATGTACATTTCTTTATAGCCTCTTCTGATCTCTAACATATATATGCAGTTTTAACTGTTATTGTTATAGTATCTGATCTTTTGACTTAGGATTTTTATCTGAGAGCACAATGCATTGAGTCTCTTGAAAATCATCTTCCAGATCTTTTTACAGAATGAACTTATGCACTGCTACTGTAGTATTCTTAAGGAATATATGTAAACACGAGATGTATGCCTGAGGTTGGGTTTTGCAGGAAACAGTACTTTGCTTCTAAAGTAAAAGCTTTTACGTATACTCTTTCATAGAAAATCCTCATTGTTTAAC contains these protein-coding regions:
- the MOSPD1 gene encoding motile sperm domain-containing protein 1: MHQQKRQPELVEGNLPVFVFPTELLFYADDQSTHKQVLTLYNPYEFALKFKVLCTTPNKYVVADAAGAVKPQCCVDIVIRHRDVRSCHYGVIDKFRLQVSEQSQRKALGRKEVVATLLPSAKEQQKEEEEKRIKEHLTESLFFEQSFQPENRTVSSGPSLLTVFLGVVCIAALMLPTLGDVESLVPLYLHLSVNQKLVAAYILGLITMAILRT